In Bactrocera oleae isolate idBacOlea1 chromosome 3, idBacOlea1, whole genome shotgun sequence, a genomic segment contains:
- the LOC106620032 gene encoding uncharacterized protein isoform X2 gives MIELITSNSSSDSLRRKLEDLLKLMLLVWARESHVISKITAGAKGVDKTIVVKSESGEFGFRIHGSKPVVVAAIEPETPAESSGLEVGDIIISVNGVEVLDKHHTEVVKIAHDGCEILELEVARTIGVLMHEQQEPPSQPIFSGYLWRQSGQAKGAPNTKKWVRRWFSLRPDNCLYYYKTEDDNQPVGAMIMAKHTIDHCPPEVGKPYAFKIDSGEGIPLYVAADTEELSNRWIKLLKQAATQGTPWLDNSAHNLYQPPCSITRPDCFGYLLKLGSRWCGWSKRYCVLKDACLYFYQDANSKTAFGMACLHGYKVSSMSTNASGKKNSFEIIPPETKLRHYYFCTESEMDKKRWISALEYSIDRWIKSG, from the exons ATGATTG AATTAATAACCTCAAATTCGTCGTCGGATTCATTGCGACGCAAACTGGAGGATCTGCTGAAATTAATGCTCTTGGTATGGGCGCGCGAATCGCATGTGATTTCAAAGATTACAGCGGGAGCAAAGG GCGTTGACAAAACCATTGTGGTTAAAAGTGAGTCTGGTGAATTTGGTTTTCGCATACATGGCTCCAAACCGGTCGTGGTCGCCGCTATTGAACCCGAAACACCGGCTGAGAGTTCTGGACTCGAAGTCGGCGATATAATCATATCGGTGAATGGCGTTGAGGTCTTGGATAAACATCATACCGAAGTGGTGAAGATCGCACACGATGGCTGTGAGATACTCGAACTGGAGGTGGCGCGCACGATCGGTGTGCTCATGCACGAGCAACAAGAGCCGCCCAGTCAACCGATTTTTAGCGGCTATTTATGGCGACAGAGCGGCCAAGCGAAGGGCGCACCGAATACGAAAAAATGGGTGCGCCGCTGGTTCTCGCTGCGACCGGACAACTGTCTGTACTACTATAAAACCGAAGAT GACAATCAACCCGTTGGCGCTATGATCATGGCCAAGCATACAATTGATCACTGCCCGCCTGAGGTCGGTAAGCCGTACGCCTTCAAAATTGACTCCGGCGAAGGCATACCATTGTATGTGGCCGCAGATACGGAGGAGCTGTCCAACCGTTGGATTAAGTTGCTCAAGCAAGCGGCCACACAGGGCACACCCTGGCTGGATAATAG CGCACACAATCTCTACCAACCGCCGTGCAGCATTACACGCCCGGACTGTTTCGGTTACCTGTTGAAATTGGGCTCCCGCTGGTGTGGCTGGTCGAAGCGCTACTGTGTGCTAAAGGATGCTTGTTTGTATTTCTATCAGGATGCTAATAGTAAGACGGCGTTTG GTATGGCTTGTCTGCATGGCTATAAGGTATCATCGATGTCGACCAATGCCTCAGGCAAGAAGAATTCCTTCGAGATTATACCACCAGAGACCAAACTGCGACATTATTACTTCTGCACCGAATCGGAAATGGATAAAAAGAG ATGGATTTCGGCTCTTGAATATTCAATTGATCGTTGGATAAAATCCGGGTAA
- the LOC106620032 gene encoding uncharacterized protein isoform X1 gives MAVAMRQNGLHHAVSLGTIEVASKSSAASSHYDRSYDSEDENMSRRRLRHTSSTELYPRPSVYSKGDIREQYCLTDRQLHSIERPRRDRFFGCLSRRSGVQQSFLGGCVGRRVPSDENLAAYAPFYKYPRYQQPFQNHDDKSPDSDMDSSYFRRQPASILSTAKTQDTGGGAGTSSIGVGVGPSGSAGGMGMPQHQRYSWMGAPSGIGNENVNFTNDPSSYHYPTHVGLPAGQQLQMGGTTPRTKHVSFARSHTLTSFDDVNLGFRSSGRMKTARSQERLIGGKKPIIATGSIYESTQLPGHMVQQPTVLHSQQQQQMTHQQQQPQQHPQPPTNYITTLPPALAMHPHAQQAVIHQHAPHIHPSHGHGHSHQHHHGPPIHIHQFVPTGFASAAELGAQIQTEQPISLLTGRPLTHMDDISLGVGGAGATAHGAMMPTGMGVLTCATQVLAPPSPEVLVVEKKFRNAMKTQATQTEVRKDGFAQVLALSPRTMHKVKVVSQGAQTNGLLNGKKLAKSLSEMPNGKVLPGLDDRQIRNFIDHNAVYRTQSEEPPKSPLELGDPNNINYYEPPPPLDTISYYSHRSSQLPSEESMPYFPKDALAFDYESNSLPRRACTFHRESSFSSNSLPRREPLHAHEICKHITECTELMGEANGGVNGGNGGLLDFSKPHLLPPPSEYCKDADEPLTSTSTLTAEPIHEPEVVETSRRKSMVAVLPPLDADITPTPFRRDDLRRQSMPIYVKTEKLIDGFGPRTSFRSKIKPKPVIGGNEEISGDEKEIFIDFKPNVMMKTIAQIPQAKYRSTYKSLPPPVAQLEESKEQKAIEECENCRALQAAEPHSSISEDDYEEEAEQEQATDIEDEKAKQEESDQHDPLYENVPASVPIMTAERRASMRKRSVSLDEQNVSPDKGNGISAPPSPCREELLFANASTYPSSDSLANDVTRDHSDGIWNESQVTVLTAEPPKEGTEGAYTNANMLLTPTTRRKNLLLQHQQRSSVDTDVLDLEDTQVDLSPTYGIAVNTLPTSAKSAKSGALITQQPQASREPKSTTLTVPQKITTPSIAVTPSLPLAKEISPKISPGTSKRVVQELPTQTRDGRRKSDVQQTRAATDAIMTVTATLNNNSSNKFNNTTDVSECSTNTDEYATCTDTSKRTPGIKTPPTTTSSSSTTQVPVSTQSSQIDRTQGSSFESASSLYSTRGEMLTEDILQHDEKPTKQHKLERELQLKSPVPTAEQGKRSPSHSISSTSSGSYNVAGLATPSPSAKDAEKQVEPAEKAAATATKTVHVKSVGASTASVEPSAVREKPRIKPESISDDERSEVRYSSSGYYESPHDDDHVIKSRRHRLDEERKRRKTTMKLDIEKENLRALTSPIKKPASALAGAHATPIAAALAAATKEKITEKQSTTSGHAIETTSPNRIKRFRPKIRRQFRRSSRDDSTPKRQKNLVNLYGMPPTAGSAEKLLDYSVGVKKEEDREDIHVTECKTSKITTPHTATVAVAAKTTKSSSEVCQLKAKSIESLRSVSPGSDSVFYSEADGPLQEPHSHCLHCGKGTEGQTTNISALAGDSVESLPYMGNEHEQDIVKPPSDFADSPVTAKTTQRLYKKMDKRFRSEERYHAGERGRHYKTRQENIRAKSEERSRESVHSRSPQSLRPAGSSPCVLPDAAIEQSQQIIYRGHYDPARYSRLTDADVWTQLNHQSFDRHRDRRPSTESERSFHTKYQVILHRLVQRRCTLEMYHRQRNNNFRVDKTIVVKSESGEFGFRIHGSKPVVVAAIEPETPAESSGLEVGDIIISVNGVEVLDKHHTEVVKIAHDGCEILELEVARTIGVLMHEQQEPPSQPIFSGYLWRQSGQAKGAPNTKKWVRRWFSLRPDNCLYYYKTEDDNQPVGAMIMAKHTIDHCPPEVGKPYAFKIDSGEGIPLYVAADTEELSNRWIKLLKQAATQGTPWLDNSAHNLYQPPCSITRPDCFGYLLKLGSRWCGWSKRYCVLKDACLYFYQDANSKTAFGMACLHGYKVSSMSTNASGKKNSFEIIPPETKLRHYYFCTESEMDKKRWISALEYSIDRWIKSG, from the exons GTTTACATCATGCAGTTTCGTTAGGCACCATTGAGGTGGCGTCTAAG TCGTCAGCGGCTTCTAGCCATTACGATCGTAGTTACGACTCCGAAGATGAGAATATGAGCCGACGCCGTTTGCGACACACCTCCTCTACAGAACTGTATCCGCGCCCATCCGTTTACTCCAAAGGCGACATACGCGAACAG TACTGCCTAACTGATCGTCAGCTGCATAGCATCGAGCGGCCGCGTCGCGATCGCTTCTTCGGCTGTCTCTCGCGTCGTAGCGGTGTGCAGCAATCGTTTCTGGGCGGTTGTGTGGGTCGACGAGTGCCCTCCGATGAGAATTTAGCAGCTTACGCGCCCTTCTACAAGTATCCGCG CTATCAACAACCTTTTCAAAATCACGACGACAAATCGCCCGATTCCGATATGGATAGTTCCTATTTTCGACGTCAACCAGCTTCAATATTGAGCACTGCGAAAACGCAAGATACCGGTGGTGGCGCTGGCACTAGCTCTATCGGCGTTGGTGTCGGCCCTAGCGGGTCTGCGGGGGGCATGGGTATGCCTCAGCATCAACGCTACTCCTGGATGGGCGCTCCGAGCGGTATTGGAAACGAGAATGTCAACTTTACTAACGATCCAAG TTCGTATCACTATCCCACCCATGTCGGACTGCCAGCCGGCCAGCAACTACAAATGGGCGGCACAACACCGAG AACTAAGCATGTCAGTTTCGCTCGCTCGCATACACTCACCTCCTTCGACGATGTCAATTTGGGTTTCCGCTCCTCCGGTCGCATGAAGACCGCACGCAGTCAGGAACGTCTTATTGGTGGCAAGAAACCGATTATTGCCACCGGCTCCATCTACGAGTCCACGCAACTGCCCGGGCATATGGTGCAACAGCCAACGGTTTTGCAttcacaacagcaacagcagatGACACATCAGCAGCAACAGCCGCAACAGCATCCACAACCGCCGACCAATTATATAACGACCTTGCCACCCGCACTCGCCATGCATCCACATGCACAACAAGCCGTCATACATCAGCATGCGCCACATATTCATCCCTCGCATGGACATGGCCATTCACATCAACATCATCACGGGCCACCCATCCACATACATCAGTTTGTACCGACCGGTTTTGCTAGTGCCGCCGAGTTGGGTGCTCAGATCCAAACTGAACAACCGATTTCCTTGTTAACCGGCAGGCCTCTCACACATATGGATGATATATCACTTGGTGTCGGTGGTGCTGGAGCGACGGCGCATGGCGCTATGATGCCGACTGGTATGGGTGTCTTGACTTGTGCTACGCAGGTGCTGGCGCCGCCCAGTCCCGAAGTGTTGGTGGTGGAAAAGAAGTTCCGTAATGCTATGAAGACGCAAGCCACGCAAACTGAGGTGCGCAAAGATGGTTTCGCGCAGGTATTGGCGCTGAGTCCACGTACCATGCATAAG GTGAAGGTGGTCTCACAAGGTGCACAGACGAACGGACTGTTGAATGGCAAAAAACTCGCTAAAAGTTTGTCGGAAATGCCGAATGGTAAAGTGTTACCTGGCTTAGATGACAGGCAAATCAG AAACTTTATTGATCATAACGCTGTGTATCGCACTCAGTCGGAAGAACCACCAAAGTCACCGCTGGAGCTCggcgatccaaacaatattaaCTATTACGAACCACCGCCACCGCTTGACACAATCTCCTACTACAGTCATCGCTCGTCACAACTGCCCTCGGAGGAGAGTATGCCCTATTTTCCTAAGGACGCGCTCGCTTTCGATTACGAGAGCAACAGTTTGCCACGCCGCGCCTGCACATTCCATCGTGAAAGCAGCTTCAGTTCAAACAGTCTGCCACGTCGTGAACCACTGCATGCACATGAGATATGTAAACACATAACCGAGTGTACGGAATTGATGGGTGAGGCGAATGGTGGTGTTAATGGTGGTAATGGCGGTTTGCTAGACTTCTCTAAGCCGCACTTGTTGCCACCACCTAGCGAGTACTGTAAAGATGCCGACGAGCCGCTTACATCTACTTCCACGTTGACAGCGGAGCCCATACACGAACCCGAAGTTGTAGAAACAAGTCGACGTAAGTCCATGGTAGCCGTACTGCCACCACTAGACGCTGATATTACGCCTACACCGTTCAGACGCGATGACTTACGACGACAGTCGATGCCTATTTATGTAAAAACCGAAAAACTGATTGATGGTTTCGGTCCACGTACATCCTTCCGCTCAAAGATAAAACCGAAGCCGGTGATAGGTGGCAATGAAGAAATTTCCGGTGATGAGAAAGAGATCTTTATCGACTTCAAACCAAATGTTATGATGAAAACGATTGCACAAATTCCACAAGCTAAATACCGATCGACCTATAAGTCACTACCGCCACCAGTAGCTCAGCTTGAGGAGAGCAAAGAACAGAAAGCGATTGAAGAATGTGAAAACTGTCGCGCACTACAAGCAGCCGAACCGCATTCCTCCATCAGTGAGGATGACTACGAGGAGGAGGCTGAACAGGAACAGGCTACAGATATAGAAGACGAAAAAGCTAAGCAAGAAGAAAGCGATCAACATGACCCGCTATACGAGAATGTGCCCGCAAGTGTGCCTATTATGACGGCTGAACGACGCGCCAGCATGCGCAAACGTTCCGTGAGCTTGGATGAACAAAATGTCTCGCCCGATAAAGGTAATGGCATCTCGGCGCCACCAAGTCCTTGCCGCGAGGAATTGCTATTCGCAAATGCATCTACCTACCCATCCTCGGATTCGCTGGCCAACGACGTGACACGCGATCACTCAGATGGCATTTGGAATGAATCGCAGGTTACAGTACTAACTGCCGAACCGCCGAAGGAGGGTACCGAAGGCGCATACACGAATGCGAATATGCTGCTGACACCAACGACGCGACGAAAAAACCTGCTGCTGCAACACCAGCAACGTAGCTCCGTGGATACGGACGTATTGGATTTGGAGGACACACAAGTGGATTTG AGTCCCACCTATGGCATTGCGGTAAACACACTACCAACTAGCGCTAAGAGCGCAAAATCTGGCGCGCTCATCACACAACAACCGCAAGCGAGTCGCGAGCCCAAATCGACCACGTTAACGGTGCCACAGAAAATCACCACACCCTCAATTGCAGTCACACCCAGTCTACCGTTGGCCAAAGAGATCTCACCCAAAATATCACCGGGTACAAGTAAACGCGTCGTACAAGAGCTACCCACACAAACACGCGATGGACGACGTAAATCGGACGTACAGCAAACACGTGCTGCCACCGACGCCATCATGACCGTCACAGCTACtttgaacaacaacagcagcaacaagttCAATAACACCACAGATGTGTCAGAGTGCAGCACGAATACCGATGAATATGCCACTTGTACCGACACGTCGAAGCGTACGCCAGGTATTAAgacaccaccaacaacaacaagctcaTCATCAACGACACAAGTACCAG TGTCGACACAAAGTTCACAAATTGACCGTACGCAAGGTTCATCCTTTGAGAGTGCCTCTTCACTCTACTCAACGCGCGGCGAGATGCTAACCGAGGATATACTGCAGCATGATGAAAAACCCACTAAACAGCATAAGCTCGAGCGCGAGCTGCAGCTCAAGTCGCCTGTGCCTACAGCAGAGCAGGGGAAACGTTCACCTTCGCACTCGATTAGCAGCACATCGTCGGGTAGTTATAATGTCGCTGGGCTGGCAACACCATCGCCATCTGCTAAGGATGCGGAGAAGCAGGTGGAGCCAGCTGAAAAGGCAGCGGCGACGGCTACCAAAACTGTACACGTCAAAAGTGTTGGTGCGTCAACCGCCAGTGTCGAACCGTCCGCTGTACGCGAAAAGCCACGCATCAAACCCGAATCCATATCGGATGATGAACGTAGTGAGGTACGCTACTCATCTTCCGGATACTATGAGAGTCCACACGATGATGATCATGTGATCAAGTCACGGCGTCATCGTCTCGATGAGGAACGTAAACGTCGTAAGACTACAATGAAACTAGACATCGAAAAGGAGAATTTACGTGCGCTAACTAGTCCGATTAAGAAGCCAGCGTCTGCATTGGCTGGCGCACACGCCACGCCTATAGCTGCGGCATTGGCTGCAGCcacgaaagaaaaaataacggAGAAACAGTCCACCACTAGTGGGCACGCCATTGAAACTACAAGTCCGAATCGCATTAAACGTTTCCGTCCAAAGATACGTCGTCAATTTAGACGGAGTTCACGCGATGATAGTACACCGAAACGACAAAAGAATTTGGTGAATTTGTATGGTATGCCGCCGACAGCAGGTAGCGCAGAGAAGCTATTGGACTACAGTGTTGGTGTTAAAAAGGAGGAAGATCGCGAGGATATACATGTAACGGAGTGCAAGACGAGTAAGATCACAACGCCGCATACAGCCACGGTAGCTGTGGCCGCCAAAACCACAAAATCTTCATCAGAGGTGTGTCAGCTAAAAGCAAAATCTATAGAGTCTCTCCGTTCCGTCTCGCCCGGTTCCGATTCGGTGTTTTACAGCGAAGCAGATGGTCCCTTGCAGGAACCACACAGTCATTGCCTGCACTGCGGCAAGGGTACAGAGGGTCAGACTACAAATATAAGCGCATTGGCTGGAGACTCTGTCGAATCACTGCCTTATATGGGAAATGAGCATGAACAGGATATTGTTAAACCGCCGTCAGACTTCGCAGACTCACCGGTAACTGCAAAAACAACGCAACGTCTCTATAAAAAGATGGATAAACGTTTTCGCTCTGAAGAGCGTTATCATGCAGGTGAACGTGGTCGACATTATAAGACACGTCAGGAGAATATACGAGCAAAG agcGAAGAACGCAGTCGTGAGAGCGTACACTCACGTAGTCCACAGAGCTTACGTCCAGCCGGTTCGAGTCCGTGTGTACTGCCGGATGCAGCGATCGAGCAGAGTCAACAGATTATTTATCGTGGTCATTACGACCCGGCGCGTTATTCACGTCTCACCGACGCTGATGTTTGGACTCAGCTAAATCATCAAAGTTTCG ATCGTCATCGTGATCGCCGTCCGTCAACCGAGTCGGAGCGCAGTTTTCACACAAAGTATCAAGTCATACTACATCGTTTGGTGCAGCGACGTTGCACCTTGGAAATGTATCATCGCCAACGAAACAACAATTTTC GCGTTGACAAAACCATTGTGGTTAAAAGTGAGTCTGGTGAATTTGGTTTTCGCATACATGGCTCCAAACCGGTCGTGGTCGCCGCTATTGAACCCGAAACACCGGCTGAGAGTTCTGGACTCGAAGTCGGCGATATAATCATATCGGTGAATGGCGTTGAGGTCTTGGATAAACATCATACCGAAGTGGTGAAGATCGCACACGATGGCTGTGAGATACTCGAACTGGAGGTGGCGCGCACGATCGGTGTGCTCATGCACGAGCAACAAGAGCCGCCCAGTCAACCGATTTTTAGCGGCTATTTATGGCGACAGAGCGGCCAAGCGAAGGGCGCACCGAATACGAAAAAATGGGTGCGCCGCTGGTTCTCGCTGCGACCGGACAACTGTCTGTACTACTATAAAACCGAAGAT GACAATCAACCCGTTGGCGCTATGATCATGGCCAAGCATACAATTGATCACTGCCCGCCTGAGGTCGGTAAGCCGTACGCCTTCAAAATTGACTCCGGCGAAGGCATACCATTGTATGTGGCCGCAGATACGGAGGAGCTGTCCAACCGTTGGATTAAGTTGCTCAAGCAAGCGGCCACACAGGGCACACCCTGGCTGGATAATAG CGCACACAATCTCTACCAACCGCCGTGCAGCATTACACGCCCGGACTGTTTCGGTTACCTGTTGAAATTGGGCTCCCGCTGGTGTGGCTGGTCGAAGCGCTACTGTGTGCTAAAGGATGCTTGTTTGTATTTCTATCAGGATGCTAATAGTAAGACGGCGTTTG GTATGGCTTGTCTGCATGGCTATAAGGTATCATCGATGTCGACCAATGCCTCAGGCAAGAAGAATTCCTTCGAGATTATACCACCAGAGACCAAACTGCGACATTATTACTTCTGCACCGAATCGGAAATGGATAAAAAGAG ATGGATTTCGGCTCTTGAATATTCAATTGATCGTTGGATAAAATCCGGGTAA